One Candidatus Woesearchaeota archaeon genomic region harbors:
- a CDS encoding slipin family protein produces the protein MPYSLYVAGTIIFFFLLSGIKLLYQYERGVVFTLGRYSHVKNPGLRWVMPVIQNMRKVDIRIKTADIPRQEVITKDNIPLLANTVVYFKVEKPADAIIKIEDFEYAVKQYTQAALRDVIGNSELDFVLTEREKIASSIKKIVDTETSGWGVDIESIKIQEIELPAEMKRAMAKQAEAERERRAVIIDAEGELKASENLKKASDNLSKSPAAVHLRTLQTIRDIAADPSEKIVLFLPSDTAGLIKKFTKK, from the coding sequence ATGCCATATTCGCTATATGTCGCAGGAACAATAATCTTCTTTTTCTTATTGTCTGGAATTAAGCTGCTATACCAGTATGAAAGGGGGGTTGTTTTCACTTTGGGAAGATACAGCCATGTTAAAAATCCCGGCTTAAGGTGGGTTATGCCTGTAATCCAAAATATGAGAAAAGTTGATATCCGCATTAAAACTGCAGATATTCCGCGCCAGGAAGTTATCACAAAAGACAATATTCCGCTTCTCGCAAACACAGTTGTTTATTTTAAGGTTGAAAAGCCGGCAGATGCCATTATAAAGATCGAGGATTTTGAGTATGCTGTAAAGCAGTACACGCAGGCTGCATTAAGGGATGTTATTGGCAACTCAGAGCTTGACTTTGTCTTGACAGAGAGGGAAAAGATAGCAAGCAGCATTAAAAAAATAGTTGATACAGAAACCTCTGGCTGGGGCGTTGATATAGAATCAATAAAAATACAGGAAATAGAGCTCCCGGCTGAAATGAAAAGGGCAATGGCAAAGCAGGCTGAAGCAGAAAGGGAGAGAAGGGCAGTCATTATTGATGCTGAAGGAGAGCTGAAAGCTTCGGAAAATCTGAAAAAAGCCTCTGACAACTTATCCAAAAGCCCGGCTGCTGTTCACCTTAGAACCCTGCAGACTATACGGGACATTGCAGCAGACCCATCAGAAAAAATTGTTTTGTTTCTGCCTTCAGATACAGCAGGCCTGATTAAAAAATTCACCAAGAAATAG
- a CDS encoding winged helix-turn-helix transcriptional regulator, with amino-acid sequence MSVFRFKELTCMLGILRILNKGKSTYSDMYRSTKVSHTTLQRALKNLASKTLVLRRNKGHMLVDYEITDKGMLLLEHLEKIKKLVD; translated from the coding sequence ATGTCTGTATTCAGGTTTAAAGAGCTAACGTGCATGTTGGGGATATTGAGGATATTAAATAAAGGCAAATCCACTTATTCTGATATGTACAGGTCAACTAAAGTTTCTCACACAACTTTACAGAGGGCATTGAAGAATCTTGCCAGTAAAACCCTTGTTCTAAGGCGCAATAAGGGGCATATGCTGGTTGATTATGAGATCACAGATAAAGGAATGCTTTTGTTGGAGCATCTGGAAAAAATAAAGAAATTGGTTGATTAG